One genomic region from Spirosoma sp. KCTC 42546 encodes:
- a CDS encoding DUF4249 domain-containing protein gives MGFKHTSIKFLAWLLVLLVSGCVDPYRPPEITSPASYLVVNGFFNSAAGTTTTIQLSRTQNLADPKAPSAETKAIVTIESAHKDIYTLKEGTVGSYTLTGVIPVANETYRLHVKTTKGTEYYSDYVPVLTTPPIDSITWHPDNEGLQINVNTHDPKNNTRYYRYEYESTWEYYSEYTSSFEIKNNKIVDRTESVFQCWGSENSSTIITTTTNRLSQDVVSQFPITHIPSTSLKLQSKYSILIRQFGLSQEGFNYYDQLAKITQSIGSIFDPQPSQITGNIHSSVNDGDLVLGFFRVGTVESKRIFIRKAQLPAWYTNNGLGSCVVDTMSTGDVLKEQPGIISLLVPGQYLTTSEPCLDCRLRGGVIKKPDFWE, from the coding sequence ATGGGATTTAAACACACGTCTATAAAATTCCTGGCCTGGCTTCTGGTTCTGCTGGTAAGTGGGTGCGTTGACCCCTATCGGCCACCCGAAATTACGTCGCCCGCCAGCTATTTAGTGGTGAATGGCTTCTTCAATAGTGCAGCCGGAACCACCACAACGATCCAGTTATCGCGTACCCAAAACCTGGCCGATCCTAAAGCCCCGTCGGCCGAAACCAAGGCGATAGTCACCATTGAGAGCGCCCATAAAGACATTTATACCCTGAAAGAAGGTACGGTTGGATCCTATACACTTACCGGCGTAATACCCGTAGCCAATGAAACGTATCGACTGCATGTTAAGACGACGAAAGGGACGGAGTATTATTCCGATTACGTGCCCGTACTAACAACCCCGCCTATCGACAGTATTACCTGGCATCCGGACAACGAAGGGTTGCAAATCAATGTGAACACCCACGATCCGAAAAATAATACGCGCTATTACCGGTATGAGTATGAGAGCACCTGGGAGTATTATTCTGAATACACATCATCGTTTGAGATCAAGAACAATAAGATTGTTGATCGTACAGAGAGCGTCTTTCAATGCTGGGGAAGTGAGAACTCGTCTACGATCATTACAACAACAACCAATCGACTGAGTCAGGATGTTGTCAGTCAGTTCCCGATCACGCACATACCCAGCACTTCACTTAAACTACAAAGCAAATACAGCATTCTGATTCGTCAGTTTGGGCTAAGTCAGGAGGGATTCAACTATTATGACCAGCTAGCCAAAATAACGCAAAGCATTGGTTCCATTTTTGACCCACAACCCTCACAAATTACCGGCAACATTCACTCATCGGTAAACGATGGTGACCTTGTGCTGGGCTTTTTTCGGGTCGGAACCGTCGAAAGTAAACGCATATTCATTCGTAAAGCGCAGTTGCCTGCCTGGTATACCAACAACGGTCTGGGGAGTTGTGTAGTCGACACAATGAGCACCGGCGACGTGCTCAAAGAGCAACCCGGTATTATTAGTCTTTTAGTACCAGGCCAATACCTGACAACCAGTGAGCCTTGTCTTGATTGCCGCCTACGGGGAGGAGTCATCAAAAAACCTGATTTCTGGGAGTAG
- a CDS encoding PQQ-binding-like beta-propeller repeat protein — protein sequence MKRFLLPLILLSATVFIAATFINQLGPPSSSNDWPEYLGGPDRNHYSTLTQIDTANVNKLKMVWEYHTLDSGQIQCNPIIKNGVLYGMTATTQPFAVNAATGEQIWTRKDTTSVRAMVRSGSTSRGVTYWESGNDKRILFTNGPWLYAIEAATGKPVNSFGDQGRTSLKAGLGPTAKDKSVISNTPGTVYGDLIIMPMRLSEGADAALGHIQAFNIRTGALAWVFHTIPQPGEFGYETWPKDTYKNTDVGAANNWSGMAVDRQRGILYVPTGSAAFDFYGGNRLGKNLFANCLLALDAKTGKRLWHFQLVHHDILDRDAPAPPNLVTVTHNGPDGRPRRIDAVAQVSKQGYVFLFDRVTGKPLFPIKEVPVPASDIDGEKAWPTQPIPTKPAPYARHSLTEVEISDLASNREELQATLRKSRYQGAFTPLSKEGTIIYPGLDGGAEYGGAAVDPDGIMYVNSNEMAWLISLNRKLSNDQLAQLSPGQRVYTTTCAQCHGAERKGNPASGFPSLVDINKRRNRAFVNNIVTNGKGMMPAFPSLSAKQKQSLLAFLFGDENQEPGMNHDPEPGLSKAEQAKTKVPYQISGYSKFLDKNGYPAVPTPWGTLNAINLNTGEYVWKTVLGNYPELKTKEPTGSESYGGPVITAGGVLFIAGTKDGLFRAFSRKTGKLLWQTKLPAAAFATPSTYEVNGKQYVVLACGGTKLGAAKGDSYVAFALP from the coding sequence ATGAAACGATTTTTGCTTCCCCTAATCCTTCTGTCGGCCACAGTATTTATAGCCGCTACCTTTATAAACCAACTCGGCCCACCCAGTTCCAGCAACGATTGGCCGGAATATTTAGGTGGTCCAGATCGGAATCACTATTCCACGCTTACCCAAATCGACACTGCGAATGTGAATAAGCTGAAGATGGTCTGGGAGTACCATACCCTGGATTCAGGACAGATTCAGTGTAATCCAATCATAAAAAATGGTGTTCTGTATGGCATGACGGCCACCACCCAGCCCTTTGCCGTTAATGCCGCTACGGGGGAGCAAATCTGGACACGAAAGGATACGACATCGGTACGGGCAATGGTGCGTTCGGGGAGTACCAGCCGGGGGGTTACGTACTGGGAAAGTGGAAACGACAAGCGTATTCTGTTTACCAATGGCCCCTGGCTGTATGCCATCGAAGCCGCCACCGGTAAGCCCGTCAATTCCTTTGGCGATCAGGGACGTACCAGCCTGAAGGCGGGACTGGGACCCACAGCGAAAGATAAATCAGTTATTTCGAACACGCCCGGCACCGTTTATGGCGATCTGATTATCATGCCCATGCGCCTGTCTGAGGGGGCCGATGCGGCTCTGGGCCATATTCAGGCCTTTAATATCCGGACGGGAGCACTGGCGTGGGTGTTTCATACCATTCCGCAACCGGGCGAGTTTGGTTATGAAACCTGGCCAAAGGATACCTACAAAAATACAGACGTAGGCGCAGCCAATAACTGGTCGGGCATGGCGGTTGATCGGCAGCGGGGTATCCTGTACGTACCAACCGGTTCGGCAGCGTTTGACTTTTACGGGGGCAATCGACTAGGGAAGAACCTATTTGCGAACTGCCTGCTGGCCCTCGACGCCAAAACGGGTAAACGACTCTGGCACTTCCAACTCGTCCACCACGATATTCTCGACCGCGACGCTCCTGCACCCCCAAATCTGGTGACGGTTACGCACAACGGCCCCGACGGTCGGCCCCGACGCATTGATGCCGTAGCGCAGGTTAGCAAGCAAGGCTATGTTTTCCTGTTCGATCGTGTTACGGGCAAGCCCTTATTTCCGATCAAGGAAGTGCCCGTACCGGCTTCTGATATCGACGGTGAAAAGGCCTGGCCAACGCAACCTATTCCCACGAAACCAGCGCCCTACGCCCGGCACAGCCTGACCGAAGTTGAGATAAGCGATTTAGCTTCAAATCGGGAGGAGTTACAGGCTACACTCCGTAAAAGTCGTTATCAGGGAGCCTTTACGCCCCTGAGCAAAGAGGGAACCATTATTTACCCAGGACTCGACGGCGGTGCCGAATACGGTGGTGCGGCTGTGGATCCCGATGGTATTATGTACGTGAACAGCAATGAGATGGCCTGGCTGATTTCGCTGAACCGGAAACTGTCCAACGACCAGCTTGCCCAACTCAGCCCCGGCCAGCGGGTGTATACCACGACCTGTGCCCAATGCCATGGTGCCGAACGAAAAGGAAATCCGGCCAGTGGTTTCCCGTCGTTAGTCGACATCAACAAACGCAGGAATAGGGCCTTTGTCAACAACATTGTCACGAACGGAAAAGGGATGATGCCTGCCTTTCCCAGCCTGTCGGCCAAACAGAAGCAGTCATTGCTGGCGTTTCTTTTCGGGGATGAAAATCAGGAGCCCGGCATGAATCATGATCCCGAACCAGGGCTCAGCAAAGCTGAGCAGGCAAAAACGAAGGTTCCGTATCAGATATCGGGCTACAGCAAATTCCTGGACAAAAACGGCTATCCGGCAGTTCCCACGCCCTGGGGCACGCTCAACGCCATTAACCTCAACACCGGCGAATACGTCTGGAAAACCGTTTTGGGAAATTATCCAGAGTTAAAAACCAAAGAACCTACGGGCTCAGAAAGTTACGGCGGGCCAGTTATTACGGCAGGCGGGGTTCTGTTTATAGCAGGCACAAAAGACGGTTTATTCCGGGCCTTCTCCCGAAAAACGGGCAAGCTACTCTGGCAAACCAAACTTCCAGCCGCAGCCTTTGCCACCCCCAGCACCTATGAGGTTAACGGGAAACAATACGTCGTTCTGGCTTGTGGGGGTACGAAGTTAGGTGCCGCAAAAGGAGACAGTTACGTAGCATTCGCTTTACCTTAG
- a CDS encoding glycosyl hydrolase — MKYSFITSLLLVSLANSSVDIQAQSNPNPTSQIARGTSARGNTTRPWTYWWWMGSAVNEADITHQLEQFAKAGLGGVHIIPIYGVKGYENQFIPFLSDRWLAVFAHTVHEGKRLGVGVDLTTGTGWPFGGPGVSTPTAAKAWKVVDGKLTTVLTKQQVKRPAPGGQGLVIDYFNKEAVQQYLQRFDSTLAHLPEQPRAVYNDSYEVYGANWSANFLDEFKARRGYDLTSQLAAFLDTTRTPESILVHQDYHQTLAELLHDGFASTWGSWASKAGYLSRNQAHGSPGNLIDLYAQAAIPETESFGSSRFPIPGLRVDANYEVDRFGTPNPLAMKFASSAANLLGKPLVSSETGTWLANHFQVSLSQLKPQMDELFAAGINHIFYHGIPYSPRAEAWPGWLFYASTNYGPSSHFWPHLPKLNQYIERCQTRLQTSKPDNDVLVYFPIHDLWATKAKSAGGIHQLEVHHVEQWLLPQPFGKLCEQLTQRGYSFDYVSDELLKGLTGSKQGIRSPGGATYQVVLVPHSTYLPETSLRQLERLARQGARIVFDGLPEQAPGFHNHQARSTTVQQLGQTLRQLKTVTVSTDVFKSLPQLGVRAEPWAGEGLSFIRKKSGSQQDTTQYFITNLGNQFHQNWIALSATGLVSRYNPLTDQTEIIPVRKRQGGKNEIFLQLEPGQSCFIHVYSGTPTVLNEAAQKRLTSTSNGQSIRLKNSWQVQFLKGRPALTTTATMPSLTSWTSLADSAGYFSGTARYTTTFDLPAGVNVSSYQLDLGDVREVADVKLNGQPLGTAWCIPFRLTIPADLLKPAGNKLEIDVTNLSANYMRLYDKLNPGWKKFYDINIVDIRYRPFDATRWEALPSGLLGPIKLTAKK; from the coding sequence ATGAAATACTCGTTTATCACTAGTTTATTGCTTGTTAGTTTGGCGAACAGCTCCGTCGACATACAGGCCCAATCCAACCCTAACCCAACTTCCCAAATTGCCAGGGGCACTTCAGCCCGAGGCAACACCACGCGCCCCTGGACGTACTGGTGGTGGATGGGAAGCGCGGTCAATGAAGCCGATATTACTCATCAACTCGAACAGTTTGCCAAAGCAGGTCTTGGTGGTGTTCATATTATTCCTATTTACGGTGTAAAAGGCTACGAAAATCAATTTATTCCATTTCTAAGTGATCGTTGGCTGGCCGTTTTTGCGCACACCGTTCACGAGGGCAAACGGCTGGGTGTGGGTGTTGACCTGACCACCGGCACTGGCTGGCCATTTGGCGGGCCGGGCGTATCTACCCCAACCGCGGCTAAAGCCTGGAAAGTGGTGGATGGTAAACTCACGACCGTTCTGACAAAGCAACAGGTGAAACGTCCCGCGCCCGGTGGCCAGGGTCTGGTAATTGACTACTTCAACAAAGAGGCCGTTCAGCAGTATCTACAGCGTTTCGACTCAACGCTGGCCCACTTACCTGAACAACCGCGTGCCGTTTACAACGACTCGTACGAGGTATACGGTGCCAACTGGTCAGCTAATTTTCTGGATGAATTTAAAGCCCGGCGAGGGTACGACCTCACTAGTCAGTTAGCCGCTTTTTTAGATACAACCCGAACTCCCGAAAGTATCCTCGTTCATCAGGATTATCACCAAACGCTTGCTGAACTTCTCCACGACGGGTTTGCGTCAACCTGGGGTAGCTGGGCCAGTAAAGCGGGCTATTTATCCAGAAACCAGGCGCATGGTTCGCCGGGGAACCTCATTGATTTATACGCACAGGCCGCTATTCCCGAAACCGAATCATTTGGTTCCAGTCGCTTTCCGATTCCAGGGTTACGGGTCGATGCCAACTATGAGGTCGACCGATTTGGTACGCCGAATCCACTGGCCATGAAATTTGCATCGTCGGCCGCCAATCTGTTAGGAAAACCGCTGGTCAGTTCAGAAACCGGCACCTGGCTGGCCAACCATTTTCAGGTGTCGCTTTCGCAATTAAAACCGCAGATGGATGAGTTGTTTGCGGCTGGAATCAACCATATTTTCTACCACGGTATCCCCTACTCACCCAGGGCTGAAGCCTGGCCGGGCTGGTTATTTTATGCCTCAACCAACTATGGCCCATCGTCTCATTTCTGGCCACACCTACCTAAGCTTAATCAGTATATTGAACGCTGCCAGACGCGTTTACAAACCAGTAAACCCGACAACGATGTGCTGGTTTACTTCCCGATTCATGATCTATGGGCCACAAAGGCAAAGTCAGCGGGGGGCATTCATCAGTTGGAAGTCCACCATGTGGAGCAGTGGCTCCTTCCCCAGCCATTCGGCAAATTGTGTGAGCAACTCACGCAACGAGGCTACTCGTTCGACTATGTTTCTGATGAGCTACTCAAGGGGTTAACCGGGAGCAAACAGGGCATTCGAAGTCCGGGTGGTGCCACGTATCAGGTCGTACTGGTTCCACACAGCACGTATTTACCCGAAACTTCCCTCCGGCAGTTGGAGCGGTTAGCCCGGCAAGGTGCCCGCATTGTCTTCGACGGATTACCGGAGCAGGCACCGGGTTTTCATAATCACCAGGCGCGTTCGACTACAGTTCAGCAACTCGGACAAACGCTCCGGCAACTAAAAACCGTAACTGTCAGTACCGATGTATTCAAATCCTTACCACAGCTGGGCGTCCGGGCAGAACCGTGGGCAGGTGAAGGCCTTTCGTTCATTCGAAAAAAATCTGGCTCTCAGCAGGATACAACGCAATATTTTATCACGAACCTGGGCAACCAATTCCACCAGAACTGGATTGCTCTTTCGGCAACTGGTCTCGTAAGTCGGTATAATCCCCTCACAGATCAGACGGAGATAATACCCGTCCGAAAAAGGCAAGGTGGAAAGAACGAAATCTTTTTACAGCTTGAACCGGGTCAATCCTGTTTTATACATGTTTACTCAGGAACGCCAACAGTCCTAAACGAAGCAGCGCAAAAGCGGCTAACGTCAACCTCGAATGGCCAGTCCATCCGCTTAAAAAATTCCTGGCAGGTACAGTTTCTAAAGGGCCGTCCGGCGTTGACAACCACAGCCACAATGCCAAGCCTAACATCCTGGACAAGTTTAGCTGATTCTGCCGGTTATTTCTCCGGCACCGCCCGCTACACCACAACTTTCGACTTACCCGCCGGAGTCAACGTATCATCCTACCAACTCGATCTTGGCGACGTACGGGAAGTCGCCGATGTAAAATTGAATGGTCAGCCTCTGGGAACCGCCTGGTGCATCCCCTTCCGATTAACCATTCCGGCAGACCTATTAAAGCCCGCCGGAAATAAACTGGAAATTGACGTTACGAACCTATCCGCCAATTACATGCGCTTGTACGATAAGCTGAATCCCGGCTGGAAGAAATTCTACGACATCAACATTGTGGACATTCGCTACCGCCCTTTCGATGCCACTCGCTGGGAAGCCTTGCCCTCCGGGCTGCTGGGGCCAATTAAGCTGACTGCTAAAAAGTAA
- a CDS encoding DUF4249 domain-containing protein, which yields MTKNRYINGISWAMLLLVGGCVDPYRPPEITSPASYLVVNGFFNSAAGTTTTIQLTRTQNLTDTKVPTAETKAVVTIESQNKSTYTLKEGTVGSYTLTGVTPAVGESYRLHIKTTSGGDYYSDYVPVIPTPPIDSISWYPDNEGLQINVNTHDPKNNTRYYRWEYDQTWEYNSVYTSAFEILNNKIVDRTASVFRCWGSENSSNIVLATTSRLSQDIVSQFPLIHLPSTSDRLSVRYSILVRQFALSQEGYNYYDQLAKITQSIGSIFDPQPSQITGNIHSQSDGTNLVLGFFRVGTVESKRIFINKSQLPPWYPNSGVGSCDIDTLSGGDILRDRPGIIDRYSPGLYLTTNEACLDCRLRGGVIKKPDFWE from the coding sequence ATGACAAAAAACAGGTACATAAACGGGATTTCATGGGCAATGCTCCTGCTGGTTGGCGGGTGTGTTGATCCATATCGCCCACCTGAAATCACTTCCCCTGCCAGCTATTTAGTGGTGAATGGGTTCTTTAATAGTGCAGCCGGAACCACCACAACGATTCAGTTAACACGCACCCAGAATCTAACCGATACGAAAGTACCTACCGCCGAAACCAAGGCAGTGGTCACCATCGAGAGTCAGAACAAGAGCACCTATACACTCAAAGAAGGTACCGTTGGCTCGTATACACTAACTGGCGTAACGCCTGCTGTAGGCGAAAGCTATAGGCTTCATATCAAGACCACGTCGGGAGGTGATTACTATTCCGACTACGTGCCGGTTATACCAACGCCACCCATCGATAGCATTAGCTGGTATCCCGACAACGAGGGATTACAGATCAATGTAAATACCCACGACCCCAAAAACAACACCCGCTATTACCGCTGGGAATATGACCAGACCTGGGAATACAATTCGGTTTATACCTCGGCGTTTGAGATCCTGAATAACAAGATTGTTGATCGTACCGCGAGTGTATTTCGCTGCTGGGGCAGCGAAAATTCGTCCAACATCGTATTGGCAACAACATCGCGGCTCAGTCAGGACATTGTCAGCCAGTTTCCCCTAATTCACCTTCCGAGTACGTCTGATCGACTGAGTGTCAGATACAGTATTCTGGTTAGGCAGTTTGCGCTGAGTCAGGAAGGGTACAACTATTATGATCAGTTGGCCAAAATAACCCAGAGTATCGGCTCTATTTTCGATCCGCAACCTTCTCAGATTACGGGCAACATTCATTCGCAGTCCGACGGAACTAATCTGGTGCTGGGCTTTTTCCGGGTCGGAACCGTCGAAAGCAAGCGCATTTTCATTAACAAATCGCAATTGCCACCCTGGTATCCCAATTCAGGGGTGGGAAGTTGTGATATCGATACCCTGAGTGGTGGCGATATACTACGAGACCGGCCCGGTATTATTGATCGGTATTCGCCTGGTTTATACCTCACTACCAATGAAGCCTGCCTCGATTGTCGTTTACGGGGCGGGGTGATCAAAAAACCTGATTTCTGGGAATGA